A portion of the Stigmatella aurantiaca DW4/3-1 genome contains these proteins:
- a CDS encoding SGNH/GDSL hydrolase family protein yields the protein MTRVLFIGNSYTSVNDLPGMLAAFAKHWVPSTPFTTEAIAPGGATLRSHLRQGIASQRIHEGGWQYVVLQEQSQLGGMHIDGVAFLGHPEALFFPAARQLAAQVTSVGARPLFYMTWSRREDLPTQRLLTDAYARIASELGAVLAPAGVAWERVRRERPELALYDEDGSHPAPAGTYLSACVLFSSIFRQPCPDVPVPFAPVPGDLARYLQRVGSDAALADPLPERVAPLPPLPVLPGLPPGDPLGPARLAGSWRGVLSLYPKAQGMSPALLSLSLETQGAEVFGRARLTMKSQSAEASVSLRVEADTVSFSIRDPSFLEASVGFRAVLKDGILQGVAFAEDPQGGQWYGSWTARPDAP from the coding sequence ATGACCCGCGTCCTCTTCATCGGAAACAGCTACACCTCGGTCAATGATCTCCCAGGGATGCTTGCGGCCTTTGCGAAGCACTGGGTGCCCAGCACACCGTTCACCACCGAGGCCATCGCTCCAGGCGGAGCCACCCTGCGCTCTCACCTGCGGCAGGGAATCGCCTCCCAGCGCATCCATGAGGGAGGCTGGCAGTACGTGGTGCTCCAGGAGCAAAGCCAGCTCGGCGGAATGCACATCGATGGCGTGGCGTTCCTGGGGCATCCCGAGGCGCTCTTCTTCCCCGCCGCGCGCCAACTCGCGGCCCAGGTCACCTCGGTGGGCGCGCGTCCCCTCTTCTATATGACCTGGTCGCGCCGGGAGGACTTGCCCACGCAGAGGCTGCTCACGGATGCCTACGCGCGCATTGCCTCCGAGCTGGGAGCCGTCCTCGCCCCTGCCGGTGTGGCTTGGGAACGCGTGCGGCGCGAGCGGCCGGAGCTCGCGCTGTACGACGAGGACGGAAGCCACCCCGCGCCCGCGGGGACGTACCTGTCCGCCTGTGTGCTGTTCTCGTCGATCTTCCGTCAGCCCTGCCCGGACGTCCCAGTGCCCTTCGCACCTGTGCCGGGAGACCTCGCGCGCTACCTGCAACGGGTGGGCTCCGACGCAGCCCTCGCGGATCCGCTGCCCGAGCGAGTGGCTCCCCTGCCGCCACTCCCCGTCCTTCCCGGTCTTCCCCCAGGCGATCCCCTCGGGCCCGCTCGGCTCGCGGGGTCATGGCGGGGCGTCTTGAGCCTCTACCCGAAGGCACAGGGCATGTCGCCAGCCCTCCTGAGCCTCTCCCTGGAGACCCAAGGCGCCGAAGTCTTTGGCCGCGCACGCCTCACGATGAAAAGCCAATCCGCCGAAGCGTCGGTCAGCCTTCGCGTGGAGGCAGATACCGTCTCCTTCTCCATCCGGGACCCCTCCTTCCTGGAAGCCTCGGTGGGGTTTCGCGCGGTCCTGAAGGACGGCATTCTTCAGGGCGTGGCCTTCGCGGAAGACCCTCAGGGCGGCCAGTGGTACGGCTCGTGGACGGCTCGTCCGGATGCACCTTGA
- a CDS encoding serine/threonine-protein kinase PknK, whose amino-acid sequence MRCPACHRRLAPGAACPVHGGHPQPAPPSEPLPLPAVPGFRGGRLLGMGGFSRVYTAYREEDGREVALKMGAPSHAKLFAHEADALRQVGSPTAPELLQHGTTGGYPFLVLEALHGQTLATWMGTLPDRGAARLPQVRELLAGLCTALERVHSAGLAHRDLKPENIFLREGGTLSLLDFGLARFTGPPRPEGAGVPGEFSVAGERLGTPLYMAPEQCLDAREAGPAADLYALGILLFELLTGAPPFLGSVEEIRHGHVSLRPPSVSGRADVPARLDDVLRRCLAKSPSERFARAADVLDAFEAACHLAGPAVHPASPPVPTPSSLPSAGLRALALLSLRTEVPVDTLLAILEAHGGLLARSWEGGYLALFPEQLSVDAGLRAGILAARRLTDEGPTTAVLHLAELHVRPGVTHPRVAGAALTAPGRWGAGEGLPGELRVTAEALARLGPGTTRVGPGGEHLLVREAVALAPSAEPPPLAGREALLDSLCAEALRSLEAGAPGLCLLTGEVGHGKTRLLDALAARLEAPGRIQVLRLRALPPDTTSPDALLHALRGAAATHPPGSGAAPASSGVQRHVLSRVIAENLRQRAREVPCVLLLDDAHLADPTSLDALEMAALDGTRAPLWICLATHPVLQGMRPHFGERSARVSHATLPPLTPEASRTLLLHLLRPVDLIPEPVLARLEHLAQGVPLSLVELTGALRAAGALRASPGGGWYVAPDALLDVSATPLFDRLAARSLAELPEVHQVLARLCAVIGTEVGVGRVDAAMRHLEAQPGVEPTASWDAGAGLERLVRAGLMRPVAPGRFAFRHPLLREAMEAAVPPTTRRALHAAVLHSLPGTDATAQRRRAHHAAGCGAHAEAARAFLSLAEEARTTHLLVEAEQHYTRALALLPEGHDEPRAQALAGRGRVRHRLQLFREGLADLAAARVLAEARRDDAAVVDLLLEEATARDWMEDVEGSSACAREALERIERLDDPRLSLRCTLARGRLHVRRGEWDAAARALRSAAEGAEAARDHETHVVALAMLGSALTFLEQIPEAARCFEEALARCERTGDTLQRAATCTARVLLWLKLGDVSRMEADLRHAIALGRELGHAQVERWATFNLAEVLYMQGRPQEALPLALRAHELGVRFFQEHPVPLDALLLARIQLALGDMAEAARQLRWIEAHCAPESLPPTAIMRRMVKLAVHEAAPGASWEENAWRLLVEEAGAYASADEMMELLLQASRGALETGRVEEARQWLDRARQAVEGAPLWRARLESLSQALVPRV is encoded by the coding sequence ATGCGTTGTCCTGCCTGTCACCGCCGCCTCGCCCCGGGCGCGGCGTGTCCCGTGCACGGCGGGCATCCCCAGCCCGCCCCTCCCTCCGAGCCTCTTCCCTTGCCGGCTGTTCCCGGCTTCCGGGGAGGGCGCTTGCTGGGCATGGGAGGCTTCTCTCGCGTCTACACCGCCTACCGGGAGGAGGATGGGCGCGAGGTCGCCTTGAAGATGGGCGCGCCCTCCCACGCGAAGCTCTTCGCGCACGAGGCTGACGCCCTGCGTCAGGTGGGCTCCCCCACGGCCCCCGAGCTGCTTCAGCACGGCACCACCGGGGGCTACCCCTTCCTCGTGCTGGAGGCCCTGCATGGCCAGACCCTCGCCACCTGGATGGGCACGCTTCCAGACCGGGGGGCTGCCCGTTTGCCGCAGGTCCGTGAGCTCCTCGCTGGGCTGTGCACGGCCTTGGAGCGCGTCCACTCCGCCGGACTGGCCCACCGGGATCTCAAGCCCGAGAACATCTTCCTGCGGGAAGGTGGCACGCTCAGCCTCCTCGACTTCGGGCTGGCCCGCTTCACCGGCCCCCCTCGCCCGGAAGGGGCTGGCGTCCCGGGTGAGTTCTCCGTGGCGGGCGAACGGCTGGGCACCCCCCTCTACATGGCCCCCGAGCAGTGCCTCGATGCCCGCGAGGCGGGACCCGCCGCCGACCTCTATGCGCTCGGCATCCTGCTCTTCGAGCTGCTGACCGGCGCCCCGCCCTTCCTGGGCAGCGTGGAGGAGATCCGCCACGGCCACGTCAGCCTCCGCCCGCCCTCCGTCTCCGGGCGGGCGGACGTGCCCGCCCGCCTCGATGACGTCCTCCGGCGGTGTCTGGCCAAGAGTCCCTCCGAGCGTTTCGCCCGCGCCGCCGACGTGCTCGACGCCTTCGAGGCCGCTTGCCACCTCGCGGGGCCCGCCGTGCATCCGGCCTCCCCTCCGGTGCCAACGCCATCGAGCCTCCCCAGTGCGGGGCTCCGGGCACTGGCCCTCCTGAGCCTCCGGACGGAGGTGCCCGTGGACACCTTGCTCGCCATCCTCGAAGCCCACGGCGGCCTCCTGGCCCGGAGCTGGGAAGGAGGCTACCTCGCCCTCTTTCCAGAGCAGCTCTCCGTGGACGCGGGCTTGCGCGCGGGGATCCTCGCGGCGCGCAGGCTCACCGATGAAGGCCCGACCACCGCCGTCCTTCACCTCGCCGAACTGCACGTGCGCCCTGGAGTCACCCACCCGCGCGTGGCGGGGGCGGCCCTGACCGCCCCCGGGCGCTGGGGGGCGGGAGAGGGCCTTCCTGGAGAGCTCCGTGTCACCGCCGAGGCCCTGGCGCGCCTGGGGCCCGGAACCACCCGTGTGGGCCCCGGGGGCGAGCACCTGCTGGTGCGCGAGGCCGTGGCGCTGGCGCCGAGCGCCGAGCCGCCGCCCTTGGCGGGCCGAGAGGCGTTGCTGGACAGCCTGTGCGCGGAGGCCCTCCGCAGTTTGGAGGCGGGAGCGCCCGGCCTGTGTCTGCTCACCGGGGAGGTCGGCCACGGAAAGACGCGCCTCCTCGATGCGCTCGCCGCTCGGCTGGAAGCGCCGGGCCGGATCCAGGTGCTGCGGCTGCGGGCGCTTCCTCCTGACACCACCTCCCCCGATGCCCTGCTGCACGCACTCCGGGGCGCCGCCGCGACCCATCCCCCCGGCTCAGGGGCGGCCCCGGCCTCTTCCGGGGTCCAGCGCCACGTCCTCTCGCGCGTCATCGCCGAGAACCTCCGCCAGCGGGCCCGCGAGGTGCCTTGCGTGCTGCTGCTGGACGACGCGCACCTGGCGGATCCCACCAGCCTGGACGCGCTGGAGATGGCGGCCCTGGACGGGACGCGGGCCCCCTTGTGGATCTGCCTCGCCACCCACCCTGTCCTTCAGGGAATGCGCCCCCACTTTGGTGAGCGCAGTGCCCGCGTCTCCCACGCCACGCTGCCGCCGCTGACTCCCGAGGCCAGCCGCACCCTGCTCCTCCACCTGCTCCGCCCCGTGGACCTCATTCCCGAGCCCGTCCTCGCGCGGCTGGAACACCTCGCCCAAGGGGTGCCCCTGTCCTTGGTGGAGCTCACCGGTGCGCTCCGGGCCGCGGGGGCCCTGCGGGCGTCCCCAGGCGGGGGTTGGTATGTCGCCCCGGATGCGCTGCTGGACGTCTCGGCCACGCCCCTCTTCGACCGGCTGGCGGCCCGTTCCCTCGCCGAGCTCCCCGAGGTGCACCAGGTGCTGGCGCGGCTGTGCGCGGTGATCGGCACCGAGGTAGGGGTCGGCCGCGTGGATGCGGCGATGCGTCACCTGGAAGCACAGCCAGGCGTGGAGCCCACGGCCTCGTGGGATGCGGGGGCCGGACTGGAGCGGCTGGTCCGCGCGGGGCTGATGCGGCCGGTGGCCCCGGGGCGCTTCGCCTTCCGGCACCCCTTGCTGAGGGAGGCGATGGAGGCCGCGGTGCCCCCCACCACCCGGCGGGCCCTGCACGCCGCCGTCCTGCACTCGCTGCCGGGAACGGACGCCACCGCCCAGCGCCGGCGGGCCCACCATGCCGCGGGGTGCGGCGCCCATGCAGAAGCCGCGCGGGCCTTTCTCTCGCTGGCGGAGGAGGCCCGCACCACGCACCTCCTGGTGGAGGCCGAGCAGCACTACACGCGGGCCCTCGCGCTGCTTCCCGAGGGCCATGACGAACCCCGTGCCCAGGCGCTGGCGGGCCGGGGGCGGGTGCGCCACCGGCTCCAGCTCTTCCGCGAGGGGCTCGCCGATCTGGCCGCCGCCCGCGTCCTGGCGGAGGCCCGGCGGGATGACGCCGCGGTGGTGGACCTCTTGCTGGAAGAAGCCACCGCGCGGGACTGGATGGAGGATGTGGAGGGCTCCTCGGCCTGTGCCCGCGAGGCGCTGGAGCGCATCGAGCGGCTGGATGATCCGCGCCTGTCGCTGCGCTGCACCCTCGCGCGGGGCCGGCTGCACGTGCGGCGGGGCGAGTGGGACGCCGCGGCGAGGGCGCTCCGCTCGGCGGCGGAGGGCGCCGAGGCGGCCCGGGACCACGAGACCCACGTGGTGGCCCTGGCGATGCTGGGCTCCGCGTTGACCTTCCTGGAACAGATCCCCGAAGCCGCGCGCTGCTTCGAGGAGGCCCTGGCCCGCTGCGAGCGAACGGGGGACACCCTGCAACGGGCCGCCACCTGTACGGCCCGTGTCCTGCTGTGGCTCAAGCTCGGGGACGTGTCCCGGATGGAGGCGGATCTTCGCCACGCCATCGCGCTGGGACGGGAGCTGGGCCATGCCCAGGTGGAGCGCTGGGCCACCTTCAACCTGGCCGAAGTGCTGTACATGCAAGGCCGCCCCCAGGAGGCGCTGCCCCTGGCCCTGCGCGCGCACGAGCTCGGCGTGCGCTTCTTCCAGGAGCACCCCGTTCCCCTGGATGCCCTGCTGCTGGCCCGCATCCAACTGGCCCTGGGCGACATGGCCGAGGCGGCCCGGCAGCTTCGATGGATCGAAGCACACTGCGCCCCGGAGTCCTTGCCCCCCACCGCCATCATGCGCCGGATGGTGAAGCTCGCGGTCCACGAAGCGGCACCAGGGGCCTCGTGGGAAGAGAACGCCTGGAGGCTCCTCGTCGAGGAGGCAGGGGCTTATGCCTCGGCCGACGAGATGATGGAGCTGCTGCTTCAGGCCTCGCGGGGAGCGCTGGAGACCGGACGCGTGGAGGAGGCACGGCAGTGGCTGGATCGAGCCCGCCAGGCCGTGGAGGGAGCGCCCTTGTGGCGGGCGCGCCTGGAGTCTCTGAGCCAAGCCCTCGTCCCCCGCGTGTAG